ATCAGGGATTTCGCATACCCTAGTAGACGGCTGGTTGATCTCACCCTCTTTACGTTCCATATACCGATTCACAGACTCAGCTTTCTATGATTGCGCTTCATCACTGTCATTATTCTCACCGGATCCATCTTCTCCCATTATATCAGTTAAAAATTCGAGGAGGAGCTGCTTGATCCCCATCCATATCTACAAATAATATCATGTATTATAATTTTAAAAACAGACAACATTCAAATTGCAACGTTCATTCAGAACACAAACCGCGACTTTGTACATGATAACAAATTGACAAATTAATGATAACTGTTTGTATTTCCTTTAGATATTGAGTGTTCCTAAAGATTTACTTGAGATCCAACACCTTTTGGTTCTGTCCCACAATACGAACATGCATGTGAACGTTCTGAAATTGCATCCATGTCAAGCGTAAAATCATCAATCTCTTCTGTAGTAATTGCCTTTCTTTTGCATTCCCTACGTGCAATGTAGGCACAATCGTCATCGGGAAGTACTACAGTGATTCTAGCATAGAAAATATACAAATCATCATGCTTTTTAGCTTTATCTTCTGAGTCATTGATAAGAAGTTACAGGTTGATCTAAAGTAAAAAGATTATCCCTATATGTACCATTTCAAGACAGATCTCATCATGGCCTATGTGGTCGCGTTCGTCAAACCATATCTCGGGATCTTTATATGACAGGATAAAGACGGGAAAATGGTGATAAAAAACATTTGAAAAATAAATCTATTGTATCCAAATCCAAATATTGATAAACAATCTGACAAATTAAATTATTAATAACAAACCTCTTCTCAAGAAGTAACTTTGGGGACGCAAAGGCATGATTTTTAAAGTTGCAGCGGCATAGTCTTTCTCCTATCACTTGACTTAGTCTTTCGATGGCAACCAAACCCGTTACAACATCAAGAACCTAGGTTTGCAATTTatcaactaaaaccctaatttgtaAAATCAGTAAAAATATATGGTGTTTACATAATCTGGCAAAAAAACTACCAGCAATCAAAAATATAATAAATGAaaccctatttttttttttttttttttaacaaaatcgttcaTCGATAAGCAACATCAAACAAAATAACAAACGATAATGTCTTACAAACCTGTAAACAACGAATGGTCATTCCCATATCGACTGCATAATCGCCTTCTTTTCAAGGTTAACCAATCGAATCGTAATTATAATAAACGCTTGATTTTGATGTTTTGAGATTAAGATGAAAGCTTATTGATTTGGGAAGTGTGTATGATTATTGTTGTATATCGATTGATTGATTTAGGATGTTAGGAAAAGAAATAACAGCGGTTGTGAAATTAATAATGGAAGAATATGAAAGCAACTGCACCATTGTGAAATTCTATTCTATAGCGTAATTAACTTTTTTAATTAAGGATATTATGGTAATTAGCAACATTAACTGTTGGTTAAATCCTTAAATGATGTCATTTGGAATTTAAATGGCTAGGATTGAAAGTTACTATGTCCATCTAAAGGCTAGGATTTTGCCATGTAgaattttttaaaattatatataatcaTAATAGTTTTCTTATTAAGAATAAAAGAGATGGGGTGttcattataataaattaataattaaagaaataagaaGATGAAAGGAAGTAAATAGGTTCTATGGGATTCTATGACTTTTGATTATTTTGGTGATGTATGACAAAAACTAGGTGGTGTATGGATCAACTCCTTTTGAGAATAGACACACTAGTCAAGACAGATGAGCCGCGATTATGACTACAATTCCCTTATTTTACCAAGTACCAACATTAACATATTAACATTTGATGAATTTCTTCTTATTGCTACAGGGAAATGCCATAAAGCGCGAACCAAGATCCGTAATACAAAAGCCAAAATAAGAACgaggaagaaaaagatatcgtGATGTAAGTCTATTATTCCTTGCATCATAGGTGTTGCTGCGTCTTGAGATCCTAATTGCCACGGTTTCGCTGCATCACAAGGAGCAATTGTGAGAAATAGCCATTCTAGAACAATCATTTGATCTGTTTCATTCTTTGACTGCTCTGCTCCCCCAAAAAAAATGGAGAGACTTGTTCTTGCTCTTCCAATTCAGGAAGACTGATTTGCTTGGTCCAACCAAAGAGGATATGGGGTTTTTGGGCGTCAGTCTTCTCTTACTTACGAGATTTCGAGTTGGATGAATAGATCGCTCCTAAAAGCAGCCGTGTAATCTTATATACGATACCACCAGACGCGCCCCAGCTTCAAGCGAGCTCACCCTATGGACCTTGCTTAACCAGATTTCCTGCTAGCGAGAGCGGCTTAGAAAGATAAAGGAGCACAAACAAGGTTTGTTTGAAAATGAACAGATAAGCTAACGCACTACTTAGCATAACTGCATTTAGTACAAGTAGTTATTATACATTGAAGGTTATGAACAATGCACAACTCGTGTCCAATATACTCTTGGTGATTTTAGTGCTATCGGTCATTTTGTGCGATTGTGATTACTTGAGACAAATGAATTTTGAGTTAAACTTTATTATAAATTAGGGAGTGTGAAAGCACGTTTGTGTTTAATCTTACTAGAGTCAATAAATTTGAAGGTTATACAGCTCTTTATAAAATGGTGCTACTCATCATGAAAAGGAATGAtgtaactttttttttaaaaaatgtgaTCACTCATGGACACCTTTTAACTAAAATGTGTAACAATTTATGGACATCTTTTTGAAAAGGTGTAATTATTTATGGTACTTTTGACTAACATGTGTAACCTTTCATACTCTGTATATAGAGACTATTTGTgtcaaatttaaaagatgaaaaatTGGACAATATTATATACATTATCTTTTTGTTCATGAATCAAGACTCTACATTTTAATTGGTTATATGGGAGTCGTCACATTTTGTCTTATCCCAACAAGTATTTCGTGTAACCCTAAGACAATGTATATGGTCGAAATACCTTAGTGCGGAAAGTGATTTCATGTTTCAAAGGTTTATCTGGGATCTTCAAACCCTATATCCAACATATACAATAATTCAAGAACAAATATTAGTATGTATAAATCATTCAACCTAAAGCACATGATCTGTTACCAATTTTGAAGGCACGAGATAGGTACAATATTACTGCCACCACTAAACATACTCCAACAAAGATCCCGATGAGATGTGGGTCCGGAAAATGAGAGCTTCGAGTCGAAGTGTGGGTGGTTCGGTCCGTTTCCAGAAAACCAATAGTTTCACACCCCGACTTTACGCATATGAAACGCTAATGCGGGAACACTTTGGTCTGCAACTACACGAGCCTCATTAATAGTACACGAACTAAAACACTTGTAGGGTTCTTCTACATGCGTGTTTTTTATTAATAGCAAAAGTTTCATAAAAAGAAGTAGCGATATGCTAGCAATACAAAGTGTTCTGCGTATATGATCTTAGAAACAAACGTATACTCGACCTAATGCGCTGAAATCACTAAATCGATTTATTAATCAAGTAAAATTTAACTTTGGAGATCGTATAATCAAACTTACTCATGTAACAAACTGAAACTTGGCCTAGTTGTAAGTGGATTATTTTTCCCTTTTGTCTCGAGTCTtatgtgcttttattttaattatatgctttatattatttaaatattatgttgagaccagtttgtgataagggtgtcagaacatgttcgtttattttatttggactccgttagggcagtctaacgagtacgaaagatattagataactggtaaatacccgtgtgatgtgGGGTATGGGATTTAAATCATTCAACCTAAAGCACATGATTCAAGAACAAATATTAGTATGTTTTAAATTATTTAACCTAAAACACAGGACTAATAGTACACGAACTAAAACACTTGTAGGGTTCTTCTACATGCGTATTTTTATTAATAGGAAAAGTTTCTGATGTTGTAAAACGACAACTATAATTATTGCACTAAACTAAATGGTTTTATCACATGAATCAGGCAACTAATCCTGATCAATGCAGTAAAGATATAGCAAGTACAGATTTATTCCACGAAAAGCGGTTGATTAAGatttaaaaaatattaattatccTAAAACAAAGTTGTAAAAAATGGGAGTTCTTTAATTAAACTAGTGACGAAAAGTAAATAAAACGAAGAATCAGATGGACGAAGCAGTGTTCACTTCAATGCTTGACAATTGACTAGGATTGCTCTTTTAATGATAAACCGGTTATTTGATAATTATAAGTAGATAGCTCACTTCAATCTCACAAAATTGATGAACTAAGACCTATTGAATTCAGTAAAATCACTTAAACATCATTCAAAATTCCAATCTACAATGATTAATCAATCAGACTTTTTCGTAGTTAAATTCATAtatgttggttagtgatccaatataaatattcaaatgttaaccactttgttttgatgatgacaccaagtgttgtgtgcttaaacaacgtatagaacaacacaagttcacaagcctacactgcctctagcaaaagaccaattcacaataataaaattggcaaaaaaaaaaaaaaaaaacacggctGATTCACGGCCGACCGTAGGCATGACCATGGATGCCCTGTACAAACATTTTCAAACGATTTTTGAAAATATGATCCACGGTCGACCTCACGGCTGACCGTGGATCAACCGCAGTTCTTCCTGTTACCAAAACCAGTCACTTTGaattagaccactttgaggcatctataatttacaaaacctttataAATATACTTAGGATAGTTTCCTTCTttgttttcaaaagagttttggaccaaaagatgttaatcttgattaatcacaactaatgacaccttaatgacaatttaacttgaaataagattaagaacacaagtgttatatctttttatactattacataatgtcatttaaacatactaataatggtcattaaagtcccaattaaagaggtgttCTCCCATTAGTTTTGagtaccattgtatgtatgtaaatgtaagtaGTTCAAGCAAGTCAAGtttgtaacaaggatcattaagttccaactagattcaaactagttcatttgagatgtaacaataTTCCAAAGAGGAAGATACTTCCTTCAAAGAAAAGACAAGTTGGTTAAGACATGGGTATGAGGTGTGGAATGTAGTGATGTATCTTTGTGATTAGTGCAACTAGTCAAAGTGTTCTCAAACTAGTTCAATAGAGTTGTAACATGGTTCCAATGGGCAAGATACTTTCATCAAAGATGAAGATAAGGGTTTAAAGATTTGGGCaatgaagtttggatgctagtggtttgtcaaggGACAAAAATCTGCATTTACACTATTAGAAAATTAATGATAATGGTCAAGGAtattggactttcctctttagctagcacatatcaacctccatgcatatgtccaagatcaaaggggtaatggagttaacttctaggtgtattaagcatattttgaaggaTCTATATTgagtaaagaagccaaaaattcaaagaaaaatgaGCTCCAACGGATATATTGAAGAGCTGTCCAGTAGGAGCAAGGttgaagtgaaatgtcccgttcttattgattaaaaacgttccatattaattgatttcgttgcgaggttttgacctctatatgagacgtttttcaaagactgcattcatttttaaaacaaaccataacctttatttcataaataaaggtttaaaaagctttacgtagattatcaaataatgataatctaaaatatcatgtttacacacgaccattacataatggtttacaatacaaatatgttacatcgaaatcagtttcttgaatgcagtttttacacaatatcatacaaacatggactccaaatcttgtccttattttagtatgcaacagcggaagctcttagtattcacctgagaataaacatgctttaaacgtcaacaaaaatgttggtaagttataggtttaacctatatatatcaaatcgtaacaatagaccacaagatttcatatttcaatacacatcccatacatagagataaaaatcattcatatggtaaacacctggtaaccgacattaacaagatgcatatataagaatatccccatcattccgggacacccttcggatatgatataaatttcgaagtactaaagcatccggtactttagatggggtttgtcaggcccaatagatctatctttaggattcgcgtcaattagggtgtctgttccctaattcttagattaccagacttaataaaaaggggcatattcgatttcgataattcaaccatagaatgtagtttcacgtacttgtgtctattttgtaaatcatttataaaacctgcatgtattctcatcccaaaaatattagattttaaaagtgggactataactcactttcacagatttttacttcgtcgggaagtaagacttggccactagttgattcacgaacctattgtagtgacccgaacttttccatgtttatatatatattaaatgaaattgttatttacatgattaagtgtttccaacatgttaaacaatcaaacttgttaagacttgattaattgaaataggtttcatatagacaattgaccacccaagttgaccggtgattcacgaacgttaaaacttgtaaaaactatacgatgacatatatatggttatatatatagttaacatgattttattataagtatatatctcattaggtattttaacaatgagttatatacataaaaatgagactattaatttaagaaactcgaaaacgatatatataacgattatcgttataacaacgtcttactaggtacatatgaatcatattaagatattgatacacttggttaattatgttaaatgataagtaaatatattattaagtgtattaacaatgaaatacatatgtaaaaataagactactaacttaatgatttcgaaacgagacatatatgtaacgattatcgttgtaacggcatttaactgtatatatatcatactaagatatattatatatcataatatcaagataatataacaatttaacatctcatttgttataataaacaatgagttaacaacattcaacaagatcgttaacctaaaggtttcaaaacaacatttacatgtaacgactaacgatgacttaacgactcagttaaaatgtatatacatgtagtgttttaatatgtattcatacacttttgaaagacttcaagacacttatcaaaatacttctacttaacaaaaatgcttacaattacatcctcgttcagtttcatcaacaattctactcgtatgcacccgtattcgtactcgtacaatacacagcttttagatgtatgtactatttgtgatgacccagaaatttcgactaaatttaaacttaatctttgtatgattaacatttccgacacgataagcaaagtctgtaaaactgaatctcaaaatttttgaattacttttatatatttaaataccttcggttgttttcgacgattcgcgaacaattatatgtaaaaagatacatatatactataacatgaaaaggtaacaatgtattaattgtttgataccgtacattaaacttattggtttaaatatctatttgaatgtatatgataagttgaaatatttattattaaaatttatttataaataacgtccaatgtgtatttaaaaactgatttatgtatattaaaaagatatatatatatatatatatatatatataataaacgatagtaacattcgtttattgattcaattgatatttagataagttaactaaagcgtttaagatgaaccagttaaacactaatttgctacagtgttttcaaattgccacattactcaaaatgctacagtgttttcgaaaatcactatttgctacagtgaaattgactttgctacagtgaattgctacagtaaaatttgactttgctacagtaactttgctacagtaaaacactattttaaaatgtatttttaacaaataacgagacgatgatttatagaagtaaatgaccaaaatactcgaaagtttaagatacactttgagtgatataattaagggataatttaaggctatattttgacaaaggtacgtgtcacgaaatgtaaaatgcaagttttctaagcgtacgaaaatgcgttcgagaaaccggaaccgggacataagtcgagtgatgacgtacgacttatcggaacaaaaattacaagtctactatgcacaagaataaaatataatatataaataattatattaattatttatatatttatatttattttatattatgtcgacaagctaggagccaaaacaatgtgagctgtccctggtcctcatgcgagtcgcatgactccagatttcaggccaggttctataaattgcaacattttctgccgagtaaagaaagaaaaaaaaacacacacatacatattactccgtatttattttatttattatttatattattattattattattattattaataataagattattattaatcttattatttttttttattattagtgttattatttttgcgatacaaaaataataatgtacatcaaatattacgacggagtgctgtccaagtaattttcaaaatgagttttcgagcaagctagagctaaggaaattatgggttattgccaaggaggttatgggtaatgttcgggggtattttttttctgaatcaaacctcgtgtttatcatctccgatgcgtctacgtgctttcctgcaatattgtatatcaatattaaacagtgagttcatttgattcccttttactctttatatttttgggactgagaatacatgcgctatttttacaactgctttattaaatgcttttgaaatatatttttaactgagaatacatgcaaatgttttattaaccgatatacaatatttatatgcgtgagtttcattgctccctttttaattgctttttcaatctatattttgggctgagaatacatgcaatttattttaaacgcaatggatacaagtacatacttaattctacactgagtttgaaccgaaaatcccttagctttggtaacaagtaactgccggttataagaactggtgggcgcgagtagtagtatatggatccatagggcttgacatccccgtccgagctagagcgctagccttttaacggacgtatgctatttgagaagcgtacacgttggtttgcgtgtattattaagatgattatacaaagggtacaaattatataaatgttaaagtttagttaccagggtgctcaattttgtataaccgattgataaacgtttcgaatgaaacaactgaaatcttgtgatccaccttttatgtaaaacctattgataaacgttttgaataaaacaactgaacttttgtaatccacattgatatacggattatgtgtaatattaaaactatgaactcaccaacctttgagttgacacttgaagcatgtttattctcaggtttctagaagtcttccgctgtttgcttatacgtgatacaagatatgtgcttggagtcatacatgctatatacaagaaacttgcattcaccaaaccattaccatgtatcttattttgactgtattgtcaacagatgtattattgtaaaccatttaaatggtgattgtctatacgtaggaatcatcagatgttaaaaacctggaatttatatattcatttatgaaataccttttcaaacgaatacaatgttacaaaatgtatcacatagaggtcaaatacctcgcaatgaaatcaatgaatgacgtgttcgtccatatggatttggagcgatcgtcacactattggtatatacactccaatgatcagctcttagcagcccatgtgagtcacctaacacatgcgggaaccatcatttggcaactagcatgaaatatctcataaaattacaaaaatatgagtaatcattcatgacttatttacatgaaaacaaaattacatatcctttatatctaatccatacaccaatgaccaaaaacacctacaaacactttcattcttcaattttcttcatctaattgatctctctcaagttctatcttcaagttctaagtgttcttcataatttctaaaagttctagt
This genomic stretch from Rutidosis leptorrhynchoides isolate AG116_Rl617_1_P2 chromosome 11, CSIRO_AGI_Rlap_v1, whole genome shotgun sequence harbors:
- the LOC139876642 gene encoding uncharacterized protein isoform X2 — its product is MGMTIRCLQVLDVVTGLVAIERLSQVIGERLCRCNFKNHAFASPKLLLEKRECKRKAITTEEIDDFTLDMDAISERSHACSYCGTEPKGVGSQIWMGIKQLLLEFLTDIMGEDGSGENNDSDEAQS
- the LOC139876642 gene encoding uncharacterized protein isoform X3; this translates as MGMTIRCLQVLDVVTGLVAIERLSQVIGERLCRCNFKNHAFASPKLLLEKRECKRKAITTEEIDDFTLDMDAISERSHACSYCGTEPKDMDGDQAAPPRIFN